The Salvelinus namaycush isolate Seneca chromosome 38, SaNama_1.0, whole genome shotgun sequence genome includes a window with the following:
- the LOC120032068 gene encoding transcription termination factor 2, mitochondrial-like, with amino-acid sequence MLRATTAFLCAYCQKRSVLTPHMGFSSSTLANKRPENQQTVDSLYDLSVDIRKVRKFKGWVLSENSVYVYETADLLRDMGADTASIARVLETHPEAILCRPEDVAAQRDLWSSVCPNRRELVGIIEKFPASFFTLTHHTNQRDNIRYLQSLRLSKRIIGKLMASAPQSFSRPVESNQEVIHMLRETYLDLGGDEGNLRLWFQKLLSQNPYILMRPAEAWRDSLGFLREKGFTTEELLVLVSSLRASIAELQPEAMQQALDYTQGVLVCSEDELREIVLRCPAVLYYSVPTLVGRFKGLLDVGVSMDQVREMPNVLELTTQIVLYRIQKLASYGYDVRGGSLDVIVGTKKDFEMTYGKLQLRQQRPLFNPVAPLRTAEE; translated from the coding sequence ATGCTCCGTGCCACCACTGCCTTCCTGTGCGCCTATTGCCAGAAGAGGAGCGTCTTAACCCCTCATATGGGcttctcttcctctaccctcgCCAACAAGCGGCCAGAGAACCAGCAAACTGTCGACTCCCTTTATGACCTATCGGTGGACATCCGTAAAGTGCGTAAGTTCAAGGGATGGGTGCTGTCAGAGAACTCTGTGTACGTGTACGAGACGGCGGACCTGCTGCGGGACATGGGCGCTGACACTGCTTCCATTGCCCGTGTGCTGGAGACCCACCCCGAGGCTATCCTGTGTCGGCCCGAGGACGTGGCAGCTCAGCGGGACCTCTGGTCCTCCGTATGCCCCAACCGGCGTGAGCTGGTGGGCATCATTGAGAAGTTCCCTGCCTCCTTCTTCACGCTCACGCACCACACCAACCAGCGTGACAACATACGCTATCTCCAGAGCCTGCGCCTCAGCAAGCGCATCATCGGGAAGCTGATGGCCAGCGCCCCCCAGAGCTTCAGCCGGCCTGTGGAGAGCAACCAGGAGGTCATCCACATGCTGCGAGAGACTTACTTGGACCTGGGAGGGGACGAGGGAAACCTGCGCTTATGGTTCCAAAAGTTGCTCAGCCAGAACCCCTACATCCTGATGCGGCCGGCTGAGGCGTGGAGGGACAGTCTGGGCTTCTTGAGGGAGAAGGGCTTCACCACAGAGGAGCTCCTGGTCCTGGTCTCCAGCCTCAGGGCCTCCATCGCAGAGCTGCAGCCTGAGGCCATGCAACAGGCTCTGGACTACACCCAGGGGGTGCTCGTGTGCTCTGAAGATGAGCTCCGGGAGATAGTCCTCCGCTGCcctgctgtactgtactactCAGTGCCCACCCTGGTGGGCCGGTTCAAGGGGCTGCTGGACGTGGGGGTGAGCATGGACCAAGTGAGGGAGATGCCCAACGTGCTGGAGCTCACCACTCAGATTGTGCTCTACCGCATCCAGAAACTAGCCTCCTACGGCTATGACGTGCGAGGTGGCAGCCTGGACGTTATCGTCGGCACCAAGAAGGACTTTGAGATGACCTATGGCAAATTACAGCTAAGGCAACAACGACCACTCTTCAACCCTGTTGCCCCTCTCAGGACCGCAGAGGAGTGA